One window from the genome of Marinobacter sp. es.048 encodes:
- a CDS encoding substrate-binding periplasmic protein, which translates to MKEAIVWLTLKNIPFVSGIDTMTQRRLASLPLTAMLLLLIPVIAGAANQQEHGGVTKTINLVSGPDYPPFSDGRLPLNGLAPFVVQAVFASANKAVTTELRPWKRAYLEALQGQYDVLLPYVLTEARQQLFLFSRPIFEVHAHIYVRREGSVKAQSLEELKGLTYCNPLGFADGDALSEERGANHITRFAPARLENCFSMLSAGRIDFIKTNEYVAEYMDHNHKMAAGTFRALPFALEKSSLHAMVPKTHPFATTLIETFNRTFEEMEQNGQIRELTERYLEHVNGGGELPLPEHFGHRH; encoded by the coding sequence TTGAAAGAGGCCATAGTATGGCTCACACTGAAGAATATTCCTTTCGTTTCTGGAATAGACACGATGACACAGCGGCGTTTGGCAAGCTTACCGTTAACGGCAATGCTCCTACTGCTTATTCCTGTGATAGCTGGTGCGGCCAACCAGCAAGAACACGGCGGCGTTACAAAGACGATCAATCTTGTAAGTGGGCCCGATTACCCGCCCTTTTCGGATGGGCGGTTGCCTTTGAACGGACTTGCCCCCTTTGTTGTCCAAGCCGTTTTTGCGTCCGCCAACAAAGCTGTAACCACCGAGTTACGCCCTTGGAAACGGGCTTATCTCGAAGCTCTGCAAGGCCAATACGATGTTCTCCTACCCTATGTACTCACCGAGGCGCGACAGCAACTTTTTCTTTTCTCGCGCCCCATATTCGAAGTTCACGCACATATCTATGTCCGTCGGGAGGGCAGTGTTAAAGCCCAATCACTGGAGGAGCTTAAGGGCCTCACGTACTGCAACCCCCTCGGTTTCGCAGATGGCGATGCGCTTTCCGAGGAGCGGGGCGCGAACCACATCACCCGGTTTGCGCCAGCAAGGCTCGAAAACTGTTTCAGTATGCTGAGCGCCGGTCGCATTGATTTCATAAAAACGAACGAGTACGTGGCCGAATATATGGATCATAACCACAAAATGGCTGCGGGCACTTTTCGCGCTCTGCCTTTTGCACTGGAAAAATCATCTCTGCATGCAATGGTTCCCAAGACCCACCCTTTCGCCACAACATTGATCGAAACGTTCAACCGAACCTTCGAGGAAATGGAACAGAACGGACAAATCCGGGAGCTGACCGAGCGCTACCTGGAGCATGTGAACGGCGGCGGCGAACTCCCATTACCGGAACATTTTGGGCATAGGCATTAA
- a CDS encoding glucosaminidase domain-containing protein, whose amino-acid sequence MIPPPPSLALAQAANESAWGTSGFAREGNNFFGQWCFEKGCGLVPGERPAGRDYEVEVFASAEESLHAYMRNLNRHDAYSKLRSIREDLRNKGETVTGEALAQGLGDYSAQGDEHVSLVLTLISNNNLTRYDGSD is encoded by the coding sequence GTGATCCCCCCCCCCCCCTCGCTTGCGCTTGCTCAGGCGGCCAACGAAAGTGCCTGGGGTACCTCCGGTTTTGCCCGGGAAGGTAATAATTTTTTCGGGCAATGGTGCTTTGAAAAAGGCTGCGGACTCGTACCGGGAGAACGTCCTGCGGGTAGGGATTATGAGGTTGAGGTGTTTGCTTCAGCAGAGGAGTCCCTGCACGCCTACATGCGAAACCTCAACCGACACGACGCCTACTCGAAATTGCGCAGCATTCGTGAAGATCTGCGGAACAAGGGTGAAACTGTGACGGGAGAAGCGCTGGCCCAGGGCCTTGGCGATTACTCGGCGCAAGGAGACGAACACGTAAGCCTTGTACTCACGTTGATCAGTAACAATAACCTTACCCGATACGACGGCAGTGACTGA
- a CDS encoding DUF1328 domain-containing protein — protein sequence MLYWTIVCLIVAVIAGVLGFGGIAGTAAGIAKILFFIFIVLLVISLVANALRGKGPKV from the coding sequence ATGCTGTATTGGACGATTGTTTGTCTCATCGTTGCAGTCATTGCGGGTGTTCTTGGTTTTGGGGGTATCGCTGGAACAGCCGCCGGCATTGCGAAGATACTATTTTTCATCTTCATCGTGTTACTGGTTATTTCACTGGTTGCTAACGCCCTCCGAGGTAAGGGACCGAAAGTTTAG
- a CDS encoding MgtC/SapB family protein, translated as MFESEIPPVDILVRLVMAAGLAMLLGLERELRGKPAGLRSHMLVSVGASAFILIGLHILMTTAEGDPSARIDPSRIVEGVIGGIGFLGAGCIIQSRGSVQGITTGASIWISGAIGVACGLGTLILASMVTVLALIIVVVLGRFERDVIE; from the coding sequence ATGTTCGAAAGCGAAATCCCACCGGTGGACATCCTCGTCCGCCTGGTCATGGCTGCCGGGCTGGCAATGTTGCTGGGGCTTGAAAGGGAGCTGCGCGGAAAACCCGCGGGGCTCCGTTCCCACATGCTGGTTTCGGTGGGCGCATCTGCATTCATTCTGATCGGCCTTCACATCCTGATGACAACTGCGGAAGGTGACCCCTCCGCCCGGATCGACCCCTCCCGTATCGTTGAGGGTGTTATTGGCGGTATTGGTTTTCTTGGCGCCGGCTGCATTATTCAAAGCCGCGGCAGCGTCCAGGGCATTACAACCGGCGCCTCCATCTGGATTTCCGGAGCAATCGGCGTTGCCTGCGGTCTCGGCACTTTGATTCTCGCAAGCATGGTGACTGTACTGGCGCTCATCATTGTTGTCGTGCTCGGCCGGTTTGAACGGGACGTGATCGAGTAA